The following proteins come from a genomic window of Polyangiaceae bacterium:
- a CDS encoding putative metal-binding motif-containing protein has protein sequence MKRAYFAVGGLTLVSALALAAGCSSNNNSSNAGLGTGGGNTGGSGNVGNAGNTGGFGNFGATGGGGPLIDAGGGAGTGGGTSTCNAGPTEDYDKDGFTIQDGDCNDCEPNANPGAFDVMGNGVDEDCDGTPDNTVEHCDETIPDVGYTDPMAAAAAIGLCHVATAGDKKWGVLEAKYVLADGSPGMNPLSAGLLEAFGPNVNTQEGKRMLGLSSGTARQPTDPGYQSVGGFSAGTTSPQPPGFPIDTPACPGVTTGGNANDPGGFEVKIRVPTNAKSFKFVFDFYTYEFPSFICSSYNDFFVALQNPPPPNAIQGNISFDSQNNPVSVNNGLLEVCTPQTAGGKTFPCNLGPGELTGTGFENHAATGWLETQSPVDPGSEVTLRFMAYDVGDHILDSTVLIDKFEFSTEEATGSTTKPVPVPR, from the coding sequence ATGAAACGAGCGTATTTCGCAGTAGGTGGCTTGACCTTGGTCAGCGCGCTGGCTCTTGCAGCCGGCTGCTCCAGCAACAACAACAGCAGCAACGCGGGCTTGGGCACCGGCGGCGGCAACACCGGCGGCTCTGGCAACGTGGGCAACGCCGGCAACACCGGTGGCTTCGGCAACTTCGGCGCCACGGGCGGTGGCGGTCCTTTGATTGACGCCGGCGGCGGCGCGGGCACCGGCGGCGGCACCAGCACCTGCAACGCCGGCCCCACGGAAGACTACGACAAGGACGGCTTCACCATCCAAGATGGCGACTGCAACGACTGCGAGCCCAACGCCAACCCCGGCGCCTTCGACGTGATGGGCAACGGCGTAGACGAGGACTGCGACGGCACGCCGGACAACACCGTGGAGCACTGCGACGAGACCATCCCCGACGTCGGCTACACGGACCCCATGGCCGCCGCCGCGGCCATCGGCCTGTGCCACGTGGCCACCGCCGGCGACAAGAAGTGGGGCGTGCTCGAGGCCAAGTACGTGCTGGCGGACGGCTCCCCGGGCATGAACCCGCTGAGCGCGGGCCTGCTCGAGGCCTTCGGCCCCAACGTCAACACGCAGGAGGGCAAGCGCATGCTGGGCCTGTCCAGCGGCACCGCGCGGCAGCCGACGGACCCGGGCTACCAATCCGTTGGCGGTTTCAGTGCGGGCACTACCAGCCCCCAGCCCCCCGGCTTCCCCATCGACACACCGGCCTGTCCCGGCGTCACCACCGGCGGCAACGCCAACGATCCGGGTGGCTTCGAGGTGAAGATCCGCGTTCCCACCAACGCCAAGAGCTTCAAGTTCGTGTTCGACTTCTACACCTACGAATTTCCGTCGTTTATCTGCTCGTCGTACAACGACTTCTTCGTCGCGCTCCAGAACCCACCGCCGCCGAACGCGATCCAGGGCAACATCTCCTTCGACAGCCAGAACAACCCGGTCAGCGTCAACAACGGGCTCTTGGAGGTGTGCACGCCGCAGACCGCGGGCGGCAAGACCTTTCCCTGCAACCTGGGCCCCGGCGAGCTCACCGGCACCGGCTTCGAGAACCACGCCGCCACCGGCTGGCTGGAGACTCAGTCTCCGGTGGATCCCGGCTCGGAGGTCACGCTCCGCTTCATGGCCTACGACGTCGGCGACCACATCCTCGATTCCACGGTGTTGATCGACAAGTTCGAGTTCAGCACCGAGGAGGCCACCGGCTCCACCACCAAGCCGGTGCCCGTGCCTCGCTGA
- a CDS encoding choice-of-anchor L domain-containing protein, whose translation MRTTASLLSSIVLLSLAAAGAACSSTNSGNNNGGGGGAAASGGGGNGGTGNIINVGGNGGNGTGGKLNQAPPCTNLDPNSDGDGDGFTPAAGDCNDCTNQMNPGAFDYPGNGVDEDCNGVPDDEPVGCDNQTVDIGYGDPVVAAHAIGICRMAQGSSWGLVSAKYVKADGSPGMNDISHGLLPNFGPGVNPREGTNILALSSGTARRPGDPGFQSPSGADMGTTGNTPPGFPKDSPACNVQTASDTTANDTAALEIVVRTPTNANEMAFDFNFYTFEFPEYVCTQYNDFFVALVSPEPANAQSGNVSFDSQGNPVSVNNGFVEACQQQTAGGKSFPCSLGTGMLQNTGFDELSWTGPHAATGWLNTQAPVPAGAEVTIRFAIWDMGDHILDSTVLIDNFTWDLGEGETPVTKPVPR comes from the coding sequence ATGCGCACGACGGCCTCCCTCCTTTCTTCCATCGTTCTCCTTTCCCTGGCCGCTGCTGGCGCGGCCTGCTCCAGCACCAACAGCGGCAACAACAACGGCGGTGGTGGCGGCGCCGCTGCCAGCGGGGGCGGGGGCAACGGCGGCACTGGCAACATCATCAACGTGGGCGGCAACGGCGGTAACGGCACCGGCGGCAAGCTCAACCAAGCGCCGCCCTGCACCAACCTCGACCCCAACTCCGATGGCGACGGCGACGGCTTCACGCCCGCCGCCGGGGATTGCAACGACTGCACCAATCAGATGAACCCTGGCGCCTTCGACTACCCGGGCAACGGCGTGGACGAAGACTGCAACGGCGTGCCGGACGACGAGCCCGTCGGCTGCGACAACCAGACCGTGGACATCGGCTACGGCGATCCGGTGGTCGCCGCCCATGCCATCGGCATCTGCCGCATGGCTCAAGGGTCGAGCTGGGGTCTGGTCAGCGCCAAGTACGTGAAGGCGGACGGCTCGCCGGGCATGAACGACATCAGCCACGGCTTGCTGCCGAACTTCGGTCCGGGCGTGAACCCTCGGGAGGGCACCAACATCCTGGCGCTCTCGAGCGGGACCGCACGGCGCCCGGGGGATCCCGGCTTCCAAAGCCCGAGCGGTGCCGACATGGGCACCACCGGCAATACGCCTCCCGGCTTCCCCAAAGACTCCCCCGCGTGCAACGTGCAAACGGCGTCGGACACCACCGCCAATGACACGGCGGCGCTGGAAATCGTGGTGCGGACGCCGACGAACGCCAACGAGATGGCGTTCGACTTCAACTTCTACACGTTCGAGTTCCCCGAGTACGTGTGCACCCAGTACAACGACTTCTTCGTTGCGCTGGTCAGCCCGGAGCCGGCGAACGCCCAGTCCGGCAACGTCTCCTTCGACAGCCAGGGCAACCCCGTGAGCGTGAACAACGGTTTCGTCGAGGCGTGCCAGCAGCAGACCGCCGGCGGCAAGAGCTTCCCCTGCTCTCTCGGCACCGGAATGCTCCAGAACACGGGCTTTGACGAGCTGTCCTGGACGGGCCCCCACGCAGCGACGGGCTGGCTCAACACGCAAGCGCCCGTGCCCGCGGGCGCGGAGGTCACCATTCGCTTCGCGATCTGGGACATGGGTGACCACATCCTGGATTCGACGGTGCTGATCGACAATTTCACCTGGGATCTGGGCGAGGGGGAGACGCCCGTCACGAAACCGGTTCCGCGCTGA
- a CDS encoding methionine adenosyltransferase has product MSRYLFTSESVSEGHPDKICDQISDAVLDAALKGDPRSRVACETLCKTGFVVVAGEITTKSTVDFGSIARGVIKDIGYTSSEMGFDWETCGILTAVEPQSPDISQGVTEGSGMYKEQGAGDQGLMFGYACDETPELMPAPIMYSHALMQQLAAVRKSNKVKFLRPDSKSQVTIEYEDDRPKRIETVVVSTQHSPDVKYKALREAVMELCVKKALPKDMLDSKTKFFINPTGRFVIGGPHGDAGLTGRKIIVDTYGGMGRHGGGAFSGKDPSKVDRSACYYARYVAKNIVASGLARKAEVQVAYAIGVAKPVGVYVQTFGTGKVDDETLQKYVAQHFDFRPKALIDELDLLRPIYQATAAYGHFGRRGFSWEKVNRAKQMASDLLGGKRASANGAKKTANGKKATNGAPKKKAAKRARKSSGRSAQA; this is encoded by the coding sequence ATGAGTCGATATCTCTTCACGTCCGAATCCGTCAGCGAAGGTCATCCCGACAAGATCTGCGATCAGATCTCGGACGCGGTGCTGGACGCTGCGCTCAAGGGTGATCCGCGCAGCCGGGTCGCCTGCGAAACCTTGTGCAAGACCGGATTCGTGGTCGTCGCCGGAGAGATCACCACCAAGTCGACCGTCGATTTCGGGTCCATCGCCCGCGGCGTGATCAAGGACATCGGATACACCAGCTCGGAGATGGGTTTCGACTGGGAAACCTGCGGCATTCTCACCGCCGTGGAGCCTCAGTCTCCGGACATTTCCCAGGGCGTCACCGAGGGCTCCGGCATGTACAAGGAGCAAGGCGCCGGCGATCAGGGGCTGATGTTCGGCTACGCGTGCGACGAGACCCCGGAGCTGATGCCCGCGCCCATCATGTACTCCCACGCGCTGATGCAACAGCTGGCAGCCGTGCGCAAGAGCAACAAGGTGAAGTTCCTACGCCCGGACAGCAAGAGCCAGGTCACCATCGAGTACGAGGACGACCGGCCGAAGCGCATCGAAACCGTGGTCGTGTCCACGCAGCACTCGCCGGACGTGAAGTACAAGGCGCTACGCGAAGCGGTCATGGAGCTGTGCGTGAAGAAGGCGCTGCCCAAGGACATGCTGGATTCGAAGACCAAGTTCTTCATCAACCCCACCGGTCGCTTCGTGATCGGCGGCCCCCATGGCGACGCAGGCCTCACCGGCCGCAAGATCATCGTGGACACCTACGGCGGCATGGGCCGCCACGGCGGCGGTGCCTTCAGCGGCAAGGACCCGTCCAAGGTGGACCGCTCGGCTTGCTACTACGCGCGTTACGTGGCGAAGAACATCGTCGCCTCGGGGCTCGCCCGCAAGGCCGAGGTCCAGGTCGCCTACGCCATTGGCGTGGCCAAGCCGGTGGGCGTGTACGTTCAGACCTTCGGCACCGGCAAGGTGGATGACGAGACGCTGCAGAAGTACGTGGCGCAGCACTTCGACTTCCGCCCCAAGGCGCTGATCGACGAGCTGGACCTGCTACGGCCGATCTACCAGGCCACCGCGGCCTACGGTCACTTCGGTCGGCGTGGCTTCTCGTGGGAGAAGGTGAACCGCGCCAAGCAGATGGCTTCCGACCTGCTGGGTGGCAAGCGCGCGTCCGCCAACGGCGCCAAGAAGACCGCCAACGGCAAGAAGGCGACCAACGGCGCGCCCAAGAAGAAGGCCGCGAAGCGCGCGCGCAAGAGCTCGGGCCGCTCAGCCCAGGCCTGA
- a CDS encoding response regulator, whose protein sequence is MSSDSAELYELFLALAPARIEAARAALDLDGADRAAELAAALVPFAVDAALLGAEGVSALARAAAYAVDVERGELDAALDTLESSAEALGHGDESGARVNETELIEQARSLGVGVAEAPVAAPATTDPSDDSVWEPTLAEDMIAAFLDECVERLEGLSERLLVLEESGGDKELVGEIFRDLHTLKGSSAFAGLKKMNRVAHLAEDRIGELRDGKRQVDKNLVDLLLETLDVLKAIVDRARAREPIDVDVSGVLARLEDPGRPRVVAAAPVAPLRGAAPKPRAAAAAQATLRIDFAKVDQLLNLVGEIVLSRGRLAAAAEVQGALLREVAGLRKKLAASVGAASPLVDELQRTERVLSETYADLDAGLGSLGLAVGQLRDTVMKLRMVPIARLFTKYQRTVRELAGKLGKQVAVELSGQETELDKVLVERLEDPLLHLVRNAVDHGVETPDRRRAAGKNEAGLVRLSASQRGGQIVVTIEDDGGGMDPGKLKHKAVDKGLLTADEAAQLDDRSAFELIFRAGFSTAEQVSDVSGRGVGMDVVRDTIAKLKGSIGIDSELGRGSRMELRLPLTLAITQVLAARVGGELVAVPLDAVVSAQNVSSGELETVADGVCLRVGSELVPVVDLARVLGLEREASLSDQGEASVVIVEVGSERLGLLVQQVLGRHEVVIKSLGPLLSRAPCAAGATLIGDRILLVVDLAEVLVHAKGRTLPEAPVLAERRAVAERGRILVAEDSDVIREAIRRELTRAGFEVVAAADGAEALQIAREQDFDAVSTDVMMPKMDGYELTRALRKEPRFQGVPIVMVTSKDARIDTLRGYDAGADAYITKPADAAELIRTLDALLARRGN, encoded by the coding sequence GTGAGCAGCGACTCGGCGGAGCTTTACGAGCTGTTCCTCGCCCTGGCCCCGGCTCGTATCGAGGCGGCGCGGGCGGCGCTCGATCTCGACGGTGCGGACCGCGCCGCTGAGCTCGCGGCGGCGCTGGTGCCCTTCGCCGTGGATGCCGCCTTGCTCGGCGCGGAAGGCGTGAGCGCATTGGCGCGCGCGGCGGCCTATGCGGTGGACGTCGAGCGCGGGGAGCTCGATGCGGCGCTCGACACCTTGGAGTCCTCCGCCGAGGCGCTCGGCCACGGCGACGAGTCCGGCGCGCGCGTGAACGAGACGGAGCTCATCGAGCAGGCGCGTTCCCTCGGCGTCGGGGTCGCCGAAGCGCCGGTCGCGGCGCCTGCGACGACGGACCCCAGCGACGACAGCGTGTGGGAGCCGACCCTCGCCGAGGACATGATCGCCGCGTTCCTGGACGAATGCGTGGAACGCCTCGAGGGCCTGTCGGAGCGCCTGCTGGTGCTGGAGGAGAGCGGCGGCGACAAGGAGCTCGTGGGCGAGATCTTCCGCGACTTGCACACGCTGAAGGGCTCGAGCGCGTTCGCCGGGCTCAAGAAGATGAACCGCGTCGCGCACCTGGCGGAAGATCGCATCGGCGAGCTACGCGACGGAAAGCGTCAGGTCGACAAGAACCTGGTGGACCTGTTGCTCGAGACGCTGGACGTGCTCAAGGCCATCGTGGATCGCGCCCGAGCGCGGGAGCCCATCGACGTGGACGTGAGCGGCGTGCTCGCGCGGCTCGAGGATCCCGGCCGGCCGCGGGTGGTGGCGGCGGCACCGGTGGCGCCGCTGCGGGGCGCGGCCCCCAAGCCACGGGCGGCGGCGGCCGCCCAGGCCACGCTCCGCATCGACTTCGCGAAGGTGGACCAGCTCTTGAACCTCGTCGGGGAAATCGTGCTTTCCCGCGGGCGCCTGGCCGCCGCCGCCGAGGTACAAGGCGCACTCCTGCGCGAGGTCGCAGGTCTCCGCAAGAAGCTCGCCGCAAGCGTCGGCGCGGCGAGCCCGCTGGTGGACGAGCTGCAGCGCACGGAGCGCGTGCTGAGCGAAACCTATGCGGACCTCGACGCCGGGCTCGGCTCCTTGGGCCTCGCCGTGGGGCAGCTCCGCGACACCGTGATGAAGCTCCGCATGGTGCCCATCGCGCGACTCTTCACCAAGTACCAGCGCACGGTGCGGGAGCTCGCCGGCAAGCTCGGCAAGCAAGTGGCGGTGGAGCTCTCGGGACAGGAAACGGAGCTCGACAAGGTACTGGTCGAGCGCCTGGAAGATCCGCTGTTGCACCTGGTGCGGAACGCCGTGGACCACGGCGTGGAGACGCCGGACCGGCGCCGCGCGGCGGGCAAGAACGAAGCAGGGCTCGTGCGGCTGTCGGCGAGCCAGCGCGGCGGACAGATCGTGGTCACCATCGAGGACGACGGCGGCGGCATGGATCCCGGCAAGCTCAAGCACAAGGCCGTGGACAAGGGTCTGTTGACGGCCGACGAAGCCGCGCAGCTCGATGACCGCAGCGCCTTCGAGCTGATCTTCCGGGCGGGGTTCTCCACCGCGGAGCAGGTGAGCGACGTCTCCGGACGCGGCGTGGGCATGGACGTGGTGCGCGACACCATCGCCAAGCTGAAGGGCAGCATCGGCATCGACTCCGAGCTCGGTCGCGGCAGCCGCATGGAGCTGCGCCTGCCGCTGACGTTGGCCATCACCCAGGTCCTCGCAGCGCGGGTCGGCGGTGAGCTGGTGGCGGTGCCGCTGGACGCCGTGGTGAGCGCGCAAAACGTCTCCAGCGGGGAGCTCGAGACCGTGGCGGACGGCGTGTGCCTGCGGGTCGGCAGCGAGCTGGTGCCGGTGGTGGACCTGGCGCGAGTCCTGGGCCTCGAGCGCGAGGCCTCCTTGAGCGACCAGGGCGAGGCCAGCGTGGTGATCGTGGAAGTGGGTAGCGAGCGCCTGGGCCTCTTGGTGCAGCAGGTGCTGGGCCGCCATGAGGTCGTGATCAAATCGCTCGGGCCGCTTCTGTCCCGGGCGCCCTGCGCCGCCGGGGCCACGCTGATCGGAGACCGCATCTTGTTGGTCGTGGACCTGGCCGAAGTGCTGGTCCACGCCAAGGGTCGGACGCTGCCCGAAGCTCCGGTGCTCGCCGAGCGGCGCGCCGTCGCCGAGCGCGGCCGCATCCTCGTGGCGGAAGACAGCGACGTGATCCGCGAAGCCATTCGCCGCGAGCTCACCCGGGCCGGCTTCGAGGTGGTCGCCGCCGCGGACGGAGCAGAAGCGCTGCAAATTGCCCGCGAGCAAGACTTCGACGCCGTGAGCACGGACGTGATGATGCCCAAGATGGACGGCTACGAGCTCACCCGCGCGCTGCGCAAGGAGCCGCGCTTCCAGGGCGTGCCCATCGTGATGGTCACCAGCAAGGACGCGCGCATCGACACGCTGCGCGGTTACGACGCCGGTGCGGACGCGTACATCACCAAGCCTGCCGACGCCGCCGAGTTGATCCGCACGCTGGACGCCCTACTGGCCCGACGCGGAAATTGA
- a CDS encoding NYN domain-containing protein produces MSESDRAPNIAIFCDYENVAIGARDAKYDAFDISLVLERLLDKGKIVVKKAYSDWERYKTARRPLHEAGFELIEIPHVSYSGKNSADIRLVVDALDLCYTKGHVDMFAVVSGDSDFSPLVNKLRENDKMVIGVGVKNSSSDLLIENCDEFIYYDDLVREKPKAGDKQSRSRGGGRKKASKASKKASPEDAQEEKRSQEGLELVLDTVDALFRERDDTLWGSMVKQTLKRKKPTFSETFHGYRNFNELLEDAQEKGLLELQKDEKSGGYLILGFGPKA; encoded by the coding sequence GTGAGTGAAAGCGACAGAGCCCCGAATATCGCCATCTTTTGTGACTACGAGAACGTGGCCATCGGCGCGCGGGATGCCAAGTACGACGCCTTCGACATCTCCCTCGTGCTCGAGCGTCTGCTCGACAAGGGCAAGATCGTCGTCAAGAAGGCGTACTCCGACTGGGAACGCTACAAGACCGCGCGGCGGCCGCTGCACGAGGCGGGCTTCGAGCTGATCGAGATCCCCCACGTGTCCTACTCCGGGAAGAACTCCGCGGACATTCGTCTCGTCGTGGACGCCCTGGACCTCTGTTACACCAAGGGCCACGTGGACATGTTCGCGGTGGTCAGCGGTGACAGCGATTTTTCGCCGCTCGTGAACAAGCTTCGCGAGAACGACAAGATGGTGATCGGCGTGGGAGTGAAGAACTCCAGCAGCGACCTCTTGATCGAGAACTGCGACGAGTTCATCTACTACGACGACTTGGTGCGGGAGAAGCCCAAGGCCGGGGACAAGCAGAGCCGCTCCCGCGGTGGCGGTCGCAAGAAGGCCAGCAAGGCCAGCAAGAAGGCCTCGCCGGAGGACGCTCAAGAGGAGAAGCGATCGCAGGAAGGGCTCGAGCTGGTGCTCGACACGGTGGACGCGCTGTTTCGCGAGCGCGACGACACGCTGTGGGGCTCGATGGTGAAGCAGACGCTGAAGCGCAAGAAGCCGACCTTCAGCGAGACCTTCCACGGTTACCGAAACTTCAATGAGCTCCTGGAGGACGCCCAAGAAAAGGGCCTCTTGGAGCTGCAGAAGGACGAAAAATCAGGGGGCTACCTGATCTTGGGCTTCGGCCCCAAAGCGTAG
- a CDS encoding alpha/beta hydrolase family protein — MGYGRSADRFAGAMSRLLHLRGAKENTIGYLHQYLDLAPDQLFPVPKPITDLRIQRTLLDRAMRTSTLTWTSTHEVVCSRYRRRHESEYKKNLVAHARWIRPAGEQRKTALIYVHGWLEPGSWAEESTLFRKWSRELSVDILHVALPFHGSRKPKEALFSGEFFWTADLVRSMEGVRQAACDTRALMAWLRNHGYERVGVTGISLGGAITMLLACLTPTPDFVVPIISHLELEAAVEEAPILWRMKADLERWGIDAEQRRDLFRRLGLSSALPKLAPERQLWIQAREDVYIDAALAEAQWTQWGEPNILWIEGGHMTFPLHIDRITQRIDDFLASF; from the coding sequence ATGGGCTACGGGCGCAGCGCGGATCGATTCGCAGGCGCGATGTCACGCCTGCTGCACCTCCGGGGAGCCAAGGAAAACACCATCGGCTACCTGCATCAGTACCTGGACCTGGCTCCGGACCAGCTGTTCCCGGTACCGAAGCCGATCACGGATCTGCGAATCCAGCGCACGCTGCTCGATCGCGCGATGCGCACCTCCACGCTCACCTGGACCAGCACGCACGAAGTGGTGTGCTCGCGCTACCGGCGGCGCCACGAGAGCGAGTACAAGAAGAACCTCGTGGCGCACGCGCGCTGGATCCGCCCCGCTGGGGAGCAACGCAAGACGGCGCTCATCTACGTGCACGGTTGGCTCGAGCCCGGCTCTTGGGCGGAAGAGTCCACGCTGTTTCGCAAGTGGTCCCGGGAGCTCAGCGTGGACATCTTGCACGTGGCGCTGCCCTTCCACGGCTCCCGCAAGCCGAAGGAAGCGCTGTTCTCCGGCGAGTTCTTCTGGACGGCGGATCTGGTGCGCTCCATGGAGGGCGTGCGTCAGGCCGCCTGCGATACTCGCGCGCTGATGGCGTGGCTTCGGAATCACGGCTACGAGCGCGTGGGCGTCACGGGCATCAGCCTGGGCGGCGCCATCACCATGCTGCTCGCCTGTCTGACCCCCACGCCAGATTTCGTCGTCCCCATCATCTCGCACTTGGAGCTCGAAGCCGCCGTGGAAGAAGCGCCCATCTTATGGCGCATGAAGGCGGACCTCGAGCGCTGGGGTATCGACGCCGAGCAGCGCCGGGACTTGTTTCGGCGCCTGGGGCTCTCCAGCGCCCTGCCCAAGCTGGCGCCCGAGCGGCAGCTGTGGATCCAGGCGCGGGAGGACGTCTACATCGACGCTGCCCTGGCCGAGGCGCAGTGGACGCAGTGGGGCGAGCCCAACATCTTGTGGATCGAGGGCGGCCACATGACCTTCCCGCTGCACATCGATCGCATCACCCAGCGCATCGACGACTTCTTGGCGTCGTTCTAA
- a CDS encoding PDZ domain-containing protein, whose protein sequence is MALGACGPEKGTIGAVLAQDPRGHLVVHDAPKGLGAEKQGLEAGDQILTIDGMDVRMLDQKRVHQVLSGAVDEPVKLTVLRGEEVIRVTIKRTPAKRIKAAP, encoded by the coding sequence CTGGCCCTCGGCGCCTGCGGTCCCGAGAAGGGCACCATCGGCGCCGTGCTGGCGCAGGACCCCCGCGGCCACCTGGTGGTGCACGACGCGCCCAAGGGTCTCGGGGCGGAAAAGCAGGGGCTCGAAGCAGGCGATCAGATCCTGACCATCGACGGCATGGACGTGCGCATGCTCGATCAGAAGCGCGTCCACCAGGTGCTCTCCGGCGCCGTGGACGAGCCCGTGAAGCTCACGGTGCTGCGGGGCGAAGAGGTGATCCGCGTCACCATCAAGCGCACCCCCGCCAAACGCATCAAAGCCGCCCCATAG
- the argJ gene encoding bifunctional glutamate N-acetyltransferase/amino-acid acetyltransferase ArgJ — translation MTEASSGASSGYGHLPSGVTVGGLSFSALSAGIRKDGRADVALAVADRPATVAAVLTRNLVRAAPVLVTEARVRAGSARAIVVNSGCANACTGEPGVAAAHASTEAVARVLRVEPEAVLPASTGVIGALLPADKIASRAGDLVDGLRPDGWEAFARAIMTTDRWPKVAAETVSTAEGPITLLAIAKGAGMIHPDMGPPHATMLGFVFTDAVVDQPTLASALAGAVDVTFNACTVDGDTSTNDCVIALATGATGRHATRAQLEPALFSVCDALARSMVADGEGASHVAEIRVAGLANDADARAIARTVATSLLVKTALFGEDANWGRLLAAAGRSGVHFDPTRAAIAIGGIDIVKGGLALGVEAEQRAAVVLKARSYTIDLSLGDGPGRGRYLTSDLGHGYVDVNAGYRS, via the coding sequence ATGACGGAAGCATCCTCAGGCGCGTCGTCGGGCTACGGCCACTTGCCGTCGGGCGTCACGGTGGGCGGCCTGTCGTTTTCGGCGCTCTCCGCCGGGATTCGCAAGGACGGCCGCGCGGACGTGGCCCTGGCCGTTGCGGATCGGCCGGCCACGGTGGCGGCGGTGCTCACGCGGAATCTCGTGCGCGCGGCGCCCGTGCTCGTCACCGAGGCGCGCGTTCGGGCGGGCAGCGCGCGGGCGATCGTGGTGAACAGTGGGTGCGCCAACGCCTGCACCGGGGAGCCGGGCGTCGCGGCGGCCCATGCATCGACGGAAGCGGTGGCGCGAGTGCTGCGCGTGGAGCCCGAAGCGGTGCTGCCGGCATCCACCGGAGTGATCGGCGCGCTGTTGCCCGCGGACAAGATCGCGTCGCGCGCCGGCGACCTCGTGGACGGTCTACGCCCCGACGGCTGGGAAGCCTTCGCGCGCGCCATCATGACGACGGACCGCTGGCCCAAGGTCGCCGCCGAGACGGTGTCCACCGCGGAAGGCCCCATCACCCTGCTCGCCATCGCCAAGGGGGCCGGCATGATCCACCCCGACATGGGGCCGCCGCACGCCACCATGCTCGGCTTCGTCTTCACCGACGCCGTCGTGGACCAACCCACGCTGGCGTCGGCCCTCGCGGGCGCCGTGGACGTCACCTTCAACGCCTGCACCGTGGACGGCGACACCAGTACGAACGATTGCGTCATCGCTCTCGCCACCGGCGCCACGGGCCGGCACGCCACCCGGGCACAGCTCGAGCCGGCCCTGTTTTCCGTCTGCGACGCGCTCGCGCGGTCCATGGTGGCGGACGGCGAGGGCGCGAGCCACGTCGCGGAAATCCGCGTCGCGGGCCTCGCGAACGACGCGGACGCCCGCGCTATCGCCCGCACCGTCGCGACATCCCTGCTCGTCAAGACGGCCCTGTTCGGCGAGGACGCCAACTGGGGTCGACTGCTCGCTGCGGCGGGCCGCTCGGGCGTGCATTTCGACCCGACGCGCGCCGCGATCGCCATCGGCGGCATCGACATCGTCAAGGGCGGCCTCGCCCTGGGCGTCGAAGCGGAGCAGCGCGCCGCCGTGGTGCTCAAAGCTCGGAGCTACACCATCGATCTTTCGCTGGGCGACGGTCCCGGCCGCGGTCGCTATCTCACCAGTGACCTCGGTCACGGCTACGTGGACGTGAACGCGGGCTATCGCTCGTGA
- a CDS encoding transposase has protein sequence MRAHPSAPRHQLPSDRKRGWGGRRAGAGRPRRRESGVAHLQRGDTSADVAVHVTLRVQKHVYKLRSKRCFRVIQKAFAAWQQRNGFRLVHFAVMSNHVHLVAEAESRQALSRALQGISIRIAKGLNAVMQRRGKVFADRFFSRVVHDARDMRNVLAYVLNNARRHCIAGSVKKNWVDEFSSAHAFDGWTVPIESRAQAPPPVAPALSLIMQNWKYAGGLISPSFVPGPGLMQEHPSAR, from the coding sequence ATGCGCGCGCATCCGTCAGCCCCCCGTCATCAGCTCCCCAGCGATAGAAAGCGCGGCTGGGGCGGGCGGCGCGCGGGCGCAGGGCGTCCACGGCGGCGTGAGAGCGGCGTCGCGCATCTCCAACGAGGGGACACCAGCGCGGACGTTGCCGTCCACGTCACCCTGCGCGTGCAGAAGCACGTGTACAAGCTCCGGTCCAAGCGCTGCTTCCGCGTGATCCAGAAGGCGTTCGCCGCTTGGCAACAGCGCAACGGGTTTCGGCTCGTGCACTTCGCCGTGATGAGCAACCACGTGCATCTGGTGGCAGAGGCGGAAAGTCGGCAAGCGCTCTCGCGCGCGCTTCAGGGCATCTCCATCCGCATCGCCAAGGGGTTGAACGCCGTCATGCAGCGTCGTGGCAAGGTGTTCGCGGATCGCTTCTTCAGCCGAGTGGTCCACGACGCACGAGACATGCGCAACGTCCTTGCCTACGTGCTCAACAACGCCCGGCGCCACTGCATCGCGGGCTCCGTGAAGAAGAACTGGGTCGACGAGTTTTCCAGCGCCCACGCCTTCGATGGTTGGACGGTCCCGATCGAAAGCCGCGCCCAAGCTCCGCCCCCCGTCGCCCCTGCTCTGAGCTTGATCATGCAGAACTGGAAGTACGCCGGCGGTCTCATCTCGCCGAGCTTCGTGCCCGGTCCGGGCCTCATGCAGGAGCACCCCTCCGCTCGTTGA